The Sphingomonas sanxanigenens DSM 19645 = NX02 genome includes a region encoding these proteins:
- a CDS encoding TetR/AcrR family transcriptional regulator — translation MADKTAHKAKTRARILDEAAMAMRARGSDGIGVSELMKRAGLTHGGFYAHFASRDDLVAHAVDRMFQDSAAMVARFLGDAPDGPGLAALIDFYLSEPVMRAADRGCPLPALSGEAARMPAAARARFEAGVAGFQNAIARALMAMGRADAETLAASVLAELVGTMALARSFADPAAGAAMLAAARKALKERLGLAPPFQGAEDLPA, via the coding sequence ATGGCTGACAAGACTGCCCACAAGGCGAAAACCCGCGCGCGCATTCTCGACGAGGCGGCAATGGCGATGCGCGCCCGCGGATCGGACGGGATCGGCGTGTCCGAACTGATGAAGCGCGCCGGGCTGACGCATGGCGGCTTCTACGCGCACTTTGCCTCGCGCGACGATCTGGTGGCGCATGCGGTGGACCGCATGTTTCAGGACAGCGCGGCGATGGTCGCGCGTTTCCTGGGCGACGCGCCGGACGGGCCGGGGCTGGCGGCGCTGATCGACTTCTACCTCTCCGAACCGGTCATGCGCGCCGCCGACCGCGGCTGCCCGCTGCCCGCACTCAGCGGCGAAGCGGCCCGCATGCCCGCGGCCGCGCGCGCGCGGTTCGAGGCGGGGGTGGCGGGGTTCCAGAACGCGATCGCACGCGCGCTGATGGCGATGGGACGCGCGGATGCCGAGACGCTCGCGGCCTCGGTGCTGGCGGAACTGGTCGGCACGATGGCGCTGGCGCGGTCGTTTGCGGATCCGGCGGCCGGGGCGGCGATGCTGGCCGCCGCGCGAAAGGCTCTGAAGGAAAGGCTCGGCCTGGCGCCCCCTTTCCAGGGGGCGGAGGATTTGCCTGCCTGA
- a CDS encoding alpha/beta fold hydrolase, which produces MSADTLPVTYHRTATVNGLEIFYREAGPAGAPVVVLLHGYPTSSHMYRRLIPALADRYHVIAPDLPGFGLSEAPPRGHPVYSFAGFADTVDALLEQLGATRYALYVMDYGAPTGFRLALKHPERVTALITQNGNAYEEGLGEDFWASSRTLWADNSAANRDAMRPFFGIEGTRFQYETGVHDRTRLDPTAWLHDQLFLDRPGMTDIQLDIVYDYRTNVALYPDIQAYFREHRPSTLIVWGANDVIFPPVGAKAYLRDLPDAELHLLDTGHFALEDRLDEIVPLMRGFLARVVG; this is translated from the coding sequence ATGTCCGCCGACACCCTGCCCGTCACGTATCACCGTACCGCCACCGTCAACGGCCTCGAGATCTTCTACCGCGAGGCCGGGCCGGCCGGCGCGCCGGTGGTCGTGCTGCTGCACGGCTATCCCACCTCCTCGCACATGTACCGCCGGCTGATCCCCGCGCTCGCCGACCGCTATCATGTGATCGCCCCCGACCTGCCCGGCTTCGGCCTGTCCGAGGCGCCGCCGCGGGGCCATCCGGTCTATAGCTTCGCCGGTTTCGCCGACACGGTCGACGCGCTGCTCGAACAGCTCGGCGCCACGCGCTACGCGCTCTATGTGATGGATTATGGCGCGCCGACCGGCTTCCGCCTCGCGCTCAAGCATCCCGAACGGGTGACCGCGCTGATCACGCAGAACGGCAATGCCTATGAGGAAGGGCTGGGCGAGGACTTCTGGGCCTCAAGCCGCACCTTGTGGGCGGACAACAGCGCGGCCAATCGCGACGCCATGCGCCCCTTCTTCGGTATCGAGGGCACGCGCTTCCAATATGAAACCGGCGTCCACGACCGCACCCGCCTCGACCCTACCGCCTGGCTGCACGACCAGCTCTTCCTCGATCGTCCCGGCATGACCGACATCCAGCTGGACATCGTCTATGACTATCGGACGAACGTGGCGCTCTATCCGGACATTCAGGCCTATTTTCGCGAGCATCGGCCCTCGACGCTGATCGTCTGGGGCGCCAACGACGTGATCTTCCCGCCGGTCGGCGCGAAGGCCTACCTCCGCGATCTGCCGGATGCCGAGTTGCATCTGCTCGATACCGGCCATTTCGCGCTGGAGGATCGCCTGGACGAGATCGTGCCGCTGATGCGGGGGTTTCTGGCGCGGGTGGTGGGGTAA
- a CDS encoding glycosyl hydrolase 115 family protein produces the protein MRRALLAALAATAPAAMAHAEEAVLFDGVQVAGIVHDGAKPSALAGEMLARDLSALSGKVPVVSDDLARCSELCIVIGTKGSALVRQVAADTGADLTALDDQWERYERVLLRSRRDPARRYLLIAGSDQRGAIWGMVDLGRALGVSAWEWWADVTPRRVDRLAVDGARTLSDPPSVQYRGIFLNDEDWGLQPWAAKTHEPETGDIGPRTYARIFELMWRLKANLIWPAMHDSTRPFYQIPGNAGAARDHAIIVGTSHAEPMMRNNVREWDEAKRGPFNYFTNRPGMLRYWGERAREVKDFETITTIGLRGKHDSAMEGADTPEQALDATARAIADQRALLAKAQGLAADKVPQALTLYKEVLDIYGAGLDVPEDVTLVWPEDNYGYISQLPTPAERARSGGSGVYYHISYWGRPHDYLWLATTHPALIREQMERAWRLDARKLWVVNVGDIKPGEYLTHYFLDLAFDHRLFAQTPRAHLTAWAEAQFGKEQARRIAGILTHYYDLAFERRPEFIGFSQTEPTRPIRIGDYIRTGGDEAQRRIDAYAALAFRTDAVGRTLPEDRRDAWFQLVGYPVHGAADINRRNLSLDLAALHARQGRPTVNALAAAARAAHQRIVADTAAYNAQNGGKWRGMMDMAPRRLPVFAEPPYPRAEIAAKPGCAVDASDLVFVTGKPSRRTLTVSSNGEPRNWSISLDRGITLLTSMGRLDADNGFEQRVIVRYDGAAAITGGMLACGDRSIEVTARLLPAPAPGAPAALDHIVSLSPDDAGMPADGSWEHVPDLGSRGTALRSSLTRPSADTIAGLDPLAWDFSAATAGEAELRIVAIPVHPLTAANGLRLAVRIDDEAPRILDFETHGRSERWKRNVLANSSAETIALGTLAAGAHRVRVYALDPGFLLDRIDVRFDGAPDYYGAPPVK, from the coding sequence GTGCGCCGCGCCCTCCTCGCCGCACTTGCCGCCACCGCGCCCGCGGCGATGGCGCATGCCGAGGAGGCGGTGCTGTTCGATGGGGTGCAGGTTGCCGGCATCGTCCATGACGGCGCGAAGCCGAGCGCACTCGCCGGCGAGATGCTGGCGCGCGACCTCTCCGCGCTGAGCGGCAAGGTTCCCGTCGTCTCCGACGATCTCGCGCGCTGCTCGGAATTGTGCATCGTCATCGGCACGAAGGGCTCCGCGCTCGTCAGGCAGGTCGCCGCGGACACGGGCGCCGATCTTACCGCGCTGGACGACCAGTGGGAGCGCTACGAACGCGTGCTGCTGCGCTCCCGGCGCGATCCGGCGCGGCGCTATCTGCTGATCGCCGGATCCGACCAGCGCGGCGCGATCTGGGGCATGGTCGATCTCGGCCGCGCACTCGGCGTCTCGGCGTGGGAATGGTGGGCGGACGTCACCCCGCGCCGCGTCGACCGGCTGGCGGTGGACGGCGCCCGCACGCTGTCGGACCCGCCCTCCGTCCAGTATCGCGGCATCTTTCTCAACGATGAGGATTGGGGTCTGCAGCCCTGGGCGGCAAAGACCCATGAGCCCGAGACCGGCGACATCGGCCCCAGGACCTATGCCCGCATCTTCGAACTGATGTGGCGCCTCAAGGCCAATCTGATCTGGCCGGCGATGCACGACAGCACCAGGCCCTTCTACCAGATCCCCGGCAATGCCGGGGCGGCGCGCGATCATGCGATCATCGTCGGCACCTCCCACGCCGAACCGATGATGCGCAACAATGTGCGCGAGTGGGACGAGGCGAAGCGCGGGCCCTTCAACTATTTCACCAACCGGCCCGGGATGCTGCGCTACTGGGGCGAGCGCGCGCGCGAGGTGAAGGATTTCGAGACGATCACCACGATCGGGCTGCGCGGCAAGCATGACTCGGCGATGGAAGGCGCCGACACGCCCGAACAGGCGCTGGACGCCACCGCCCGCGCCATCGCCGACCAGCGCGCGCTGCTGGCGAAGGCGCAGGGGCTCGCCGCGGACAAGGTGCCGCAGGCGCTGACGCTCTACAAGGAAGTGCTCGACATCTACGGCGCCGGCCTCGACGTGCCCGAGGATGTCACCCTCGTGTGGCCCGAGGACAATTACGGCTATATCAGCCAGCTCCCGACGCCGGCCGAGCGGGCGCGCAGCGGCGGCTCGGGGGTCTATTACCATATCTCCTACTGGGGCCGGCCGCACGACTATCTCTGGCTGGCGACGACGCATCCCGCGCTGATCCGCGAGCAGATGGAGCGGGCGTGGCGGCTCGATGCCCGCAAGCTGTGGGTGGTCAATGTCGGCGACATCAAGCCGGGCGAGTATCTCACCCACTATTTCCTCGACCTCGCCTTCGACCACCGCCTCTTCGCGCAGACGCCGCGCGCGCACCTCACCGCCTGGGCGGAAGCGCAATTCGGCAAGGAGCAGGCCCGCAGGATCGCCGGCATCCTGACCCACTATTATGACCTCGCCTTCGAGCGGCGCCCCGAGTTCATCGGCTTCAGCCAGACCGAACCGACCCGCCCGATCCGCATCGGCGATTATATCCGCACCGGCGGAGACGAAGCGCAGCGCCGGATCGACGCCTATGCGGCGCTCGCATTCCGCACCGATGCGGTGGGCAGGACATTGCCCGAGGATCGCCGCGACGCCTGGTTCCAGCTGGTCGGCTACCCGGTGCACGGTGCCGCCGACATCAACCGCCGCAACCTGTCGCTCGATCTCGCCGCGCTGCACGCGCGGCAGGGCCGCCCGACCGTCAACGCGCTGGCGGCGGCGGCCCGCGCCGCGCACCAGCGCATCGTCGCCGACACCGCCGCCTATAACGCGCAGAACGGCGGCAAATGGCGCGGCATGATGGACATGGCGCCGCGCCGGCTGCCGGTGTTCGCCGAGCCGCCCTATCCGCGCGCGGAGATCGCGGCGAAACCGGGTTGCGCGGTGGACGCGTCGGACCTCGTGTTCGTCACCGGCAAGCCGTCACGCCGCACGCTCACCGTGTCGAGCAACGGTGAGCCGCGGAACTGGTCGATCTCGCTCGACAGGGGGATCACGCTGCTCACCAGCATGGGCCGGCTGGACGCAGACAACGGCTTCGAACAGCGGGTCATCGTGCGCTATGATGGCGCCGCCGCCATCACCGGCGGAATGCTCGCCTGCGGTGACCGCAGCATCGAGGTGACGGCACGGCTGCTCCCGGCGCCGGCCCCCGGTGCGCCCGCAGCGCTCGACCATATCGTCTCGCTCTCGCCGGACGATGCCGGCATGCCCGCCGACGGAAGCTGGGAACACGTGCCCGACCTCGGCTCCCGCGGCACCGCGCTGCGGTCCAGCCTGACCCGCCCGTCCGCAGACACGATCGCCGGGCTCGACCCCCTCGCCTGGGATTTCAGCGCCGCAACCGCCGGCGAGGCCGAACTGCGCATCGTCGCCATCCCCGTCCACCCGCTGACCGCGGCGAACGGGCTTCGGCTGGCCGTCCGCATCGATGACGAGGCGCCGCGCATCCTCGACTTCGAGACGCATGGCCGCAGCGAACGCTGGAAACGCAATGTGCTCGCCAACAGTAGCGCGGAAACGATAGCGCTCGGCACGCTCGCCGCCGGCGCGCATCGGGTGCGGGTCTATGCGCTGGACCCGGGCTTCCTGCTCGACCGCATCGACGTGCGGTTCGACGGCGCCCCGGATTATTACGGCGCGCCGCCGGTGAAGTGA
- a CDS encoding FadR/GntR family transcriptional regulator, which produces MLKPTANSGERLYITVARRLEQAIEAGIYPVGSRLPAERDLSERLGVSRPVIREALIVLEIRGSIMVRPNGGTVVASRDQRSGAALAMQADAGPFEVTEARRLLEGEVAALAATLVEDDQFEELEETVRLMDNPALDAQARERADRAFHMALARITGNDVLVSMVESLWDMRYNSALCVYFFQQAREHGIEPPVDQHRLIIDTLRARDPEAARAAMREHLTKVTESLLIATEEDARERERLRVTERGSDFARRARTGT; this is translated from the coding sequence ATGCTGAAGCCAACGGCCAATAGCGGGGAGAGGCTCTACATAACAGTGGCGCGGCGGTTGGAACAGGCGATCGAGGCGGGCATCTATCCGGTGGGCAGCCGGCTGCCGGCGGAGCGCGATCTGTCCGAGCGGCTGGGGGTCAGCCGGCCGGTGATCCGTGAGGCGCTGATCGTGCTGGAGATTCGCGGCTCGATCATGGTCAGGCCAAATGGCGGCACCGTGGTTGCCAGCCGTGACCAGCGCTCGGGGGCTGCGCTCGCGATGCAGGCGGATGCGGGGCCGTTCGAGGTCACGGAGGCGCGGCGGCTGCTTGAGGGAGAGGTGGCTGCGCTCGCTGCCACCCTCGTCGAAGACGACCAGTTCGAGGAACTGGAAGAGACGGTGCGGTTGATGGACAATCCCGCGCTCGACGCCCAGGCCCGCGAGCGTGCCGACCGCGCCTTCCATATGGCACTGGCGCGGATCACCGGCAATGACGTGCTGGTCTCGATGGTCGAGAGCCTGTGGGACATGCGCTACAACTCGGCGCTGTGCGTCTATTTCTTCCAGCAGGCGCGTGAGCACGGCATCGAGCCCCCCGTCGACCAGCACCGCCTGATCATCGACACGCTGAGAGCCCGCGACCCCGAAGCCGCGCGCGCGGCGATGCGCGAGCATCTGACCAAGGTGACGGAAAGCCTGCTGATCGCGACCGAAGAGGATGCGCGCGAGCGGGAACGGTTGCGGGTGACCGAGCGCGGGAGCGATTTCGCGCGGCGCGCGCGGACGGGGACCTGA
- a CDS encoding cytochrome b, with amino-acid sequence MSRPAHDFHPALRTLHWLMAALVLAMLFIGVGMVSTAGPAYLGLLALHRPIGIAILLLVLIRLPLRLATGAPALPADLPPLQHRVAKGSHILLYASMVAMPLIGWAMLSAGGYPVRLTEGLSLPPILPHDLAVHALLRQAHTIVAILFFALILAHLSAALMHGLIRRDGVLRSMTIGHRRLAQAPQAEPAPQATAPAAADPAPLAPAD; translated from the coding sequence ATGAGCCGCCCCGCCCACGATTTCCATCCTGCGCTGCGCACGCTCCACTGGCTGATGGCGGCGCTGGTGCTTGCGATGCTGTTCATCGGCGTCGGCATGGTCTCGACCGCCGGGCCGGCCTATCTCGGCCTGCTCGCGCTGCACCGGCCGATCGGGATCGCGATCCTGCTGCTGGTGCTGATCCGGCTGCCGCTGCGCCTCGCGACCGGCGCCCCGGCGCTGCCCGCCGATCTTCCTCCCCTGCAGCATCGGGTCGCCAAGGGCTCGCACATCCTGCTTTATGCAAGCATGGTGGCGATGCCGTTGATCGGTTGGGCCATGCTCTCCGCCGGCGGCTATCCGGTGCGGCTGACCGAAGGGCTCTCGCTGCCGCCGATCCTGCCGCACGACCTTGCCGTCCATGCACTGCTGCGCCAGGCGCACACGATCGTCGCGATCCTGTTCTTCGCGCTGATCCTCGCGCATCTCTCGGCGGCGCTGATGCATGGGCTGATCCGCCGCGACGGCGTGCTGCGCAGCATGACGATCGGCCATCGCCGGCTGGCGCAGGCGCCCCAGGCGGAGCCGGCACCCCAGGCGACCGCACCGGCCGCCGCCGATCCGGCGCCACTGGCGCCAGCCGATTGA
- a CDS encoding catalase family peroxidase, protein MPLTFRTLAGPAALIGAIVLLLAGGFAWAAGWIGGDRIDGGDIVTALDDNGGSHPGYRRAHAKGLCFAGRFQANGGGTALSSAGAFAAGDYPVIGRFSLGGGNPLATDGRNVFHSMALLLQTPDGQEWRLAMDHTPIFPVADVPSFVALQRATTPDPKTGKPDAAVMKPFLAAHPEVKAFQDYMATAVLPDSFANATYYSINAFRFTNAAGSTQTVRWQFVPEAPLAGLDKAHLDRLPRDYLFDEMIARTARGPSRWHLQLVVANAGDVTDKATIAWQGKHRSIDAGTLVLDAVQPEETGACRDLNFDPTILPSGIAVSDDPLLAARSKAYSSSFTRRAAEGAGPSAVGEDIARSDAR, encoded by the coding sequence ATGCCTTTGACATTCCGCACCCTCGCCGGACCTGCGGCGCTGATCGGCGCCATCGTGCTGCTGCTGGCCGGCGGTTTCGCCTGGGCCGCAGGCTGGATCGGCGGCGACCGGATCGATGGCGGCGACATCGTCACCGCGCTCGACGACAATGGCGGCAGCCATCCGGGCTATCGCCGTGCCCATGCCAAGGGGCTGTGCTTCGCCGGCCGGTTCCAGGCCAATGGCGGGGGCACCGCGCTCTCGTCGGCCGGCGCGTTCGCCGCGGGCGATTACCCCGTCATCGGCCGCTTCTCGCTGGGCGGCGGCAACCCGCTCGCCACCGACGGGCGCAACGTATTCCATTCGATGGCGCTGCTGCTGCAGACGCCCGATGGGCAGGAATGGCGGCTGGCGATGGACCATACGCCGATCTTCCCGGTGGCCGACGTCCCGTCCTTCGTGGCGCTGCAGCGCGCGACGACCCCGGATCCGAAGACCGGCAAGCCCGATGCGGCGGTGATGAAGCCGTTTCTCGCCGCGCATCCCGAGGTGAAGGCGTTTCAGGATTACATGGCGACTGCGGTGCTGCCCGACAGCTTCGCCAACGCGACCTATTACAGCATCAACGCCTTCCGCTTCACGAACGCTGCCGGCAGCACGCAGACGGTAAGATGGCAGTTCGTGCCGGAGGCGCCGCTGGCCGGGCTGGACAAGGCGCATCTCGACAGGCTGCCGCGCGATTATCTGTTCGACGAGATGATCGCGCGCACCGCGAGAGGCCCGTCGCGCTGGCACCTCCAGCTGGTCGTCGCCAATGCCGGCGACGTGACCGACAAGGCGACGATCGCATGGCAGGGCAAGCACCGCTCGATCGATGCGGGCACGCTGGTGCTGGACGCGGTGCAGCCCGAGGAGACCGGCGCCTGCCGCGATCTCAACTTCGATCCCACCATCCTGCCGTCCGGCATCGCCGTCTCGGACGATCCGCTGCTGGCGGCGCGATCGAAAGCCTATTCCTCTTCCTTCACCCGCCGCGCCGCCGAGGGCGCGGGACCGAGCGCCGTGGGTGAGGATATCGCCCGGAGCGACGCGCGATGA
- a CDS encoding winged helix-turn-helix transcriptional regulator, whose product MVDAIRSGCPINLTLEVLGDRWSLIVIRDMMFGNRRHFRELLIASEEGIASNILADRLKKLLASGLVTKADDPSHKQKSIYSLTEAAIQLVPVMAHMGAWGRRHLPVSRELSIRAQVLEEGGPAMWADFMAELRALHLGAPPPEGPSVWDRLRTAYEAVLAETAQG is encoded by the coding sequence ATGGTCGATGCGATCCGGTCGGGCTGCCCGATCAATCTGACGCTTGAGGTGCTGGGCGATCGGTGGAGCCTGATCGTCATCCGCGACATGATGTTCGGCAATCGCCGCCATTTCCGCGAACTGCTGATCGCGTCGGAGGAAGGAATCGCCTCCAACATCCTCGCCGACCGGCTGAAGAAATTGCTGGCATCGGGGCTGGTGACCAAGGCGGACGATCCCAGCCACAAGCAGAAATCGATCTACAGCCTCACCGAAGCGGCGATCCAGCTCGTGCCGGTGATGGCGCATATGGGGGCGTGGGGGCGCCGGCACCTGCCCGTTTCCCGCGAACTCTCGATCCGCGCGCAGGTGCTTGAAGAAGGCGGCCCGGCGATGTGGGCGGATTTCATGGCCGAACTGCGCGCGCTGCATCTGGGGGCGCCACCACCCGAAGGCCCTTCGGTGTGGGATCGGTTGCGGACAGCCTATGAGGCCGTGCTGGCGGAGACTGCACAAGGCTGA
- a CDS encoding dihydrofolate reductase family protein — translation MGRLIVSAFTSLDGYIEPPTGFEGPAWSDEVERHWSAHALSTAKHLIYGRVNFQFNAGFWGDPDGPAAEISYAPVMNALPKTVFSRTLTGDPGWNATIATDVETRVAQLKAEIDGDIYAFSGAQMVASLAAADVVDDYMLMLLPVLWGGGKRLFGAECPRQDLALIESRALGTGAVILRYARVRKEIAA, via the coding sequence ATGGGGCGGTTGATCGTATCGGCATTCACCAGCCTGGATGGCTATATCGAGCCGCCGACGGGGTTCGAGGGGCCGGCCTGGTCCGACGAGGTCGAGCGTCACTGGTCGGCGCATGCGCTTAGCACCGCGAAGCACCTGATCTACGGACGCGTCAATTTCCAGTTCAACGCCGGCTTCTGGGGCGACCCCGACGGGCCGGCGGCGGAGATTTCCTACGCGCCGGTGATGAACGCGCTGCCCAAGACGGTGTTCTCGCGCACATTGACCGGCGATCCCGGCTGGAACGCGACGATCGCCACCGACGTCGAGACGCGGGTGGCACAGCTCAAGGCGGAGATCGACGGCGATATCTATGCGTTCAGCGGCGCGCAGATGGTGGCGAGCCTGGCCGCGGCGGATGTGGTCGACGACTATATGCTGATGCTGCTGCCGGTGCTGTGGGGCGGGGGCAAGCGGCTGTTCGGCGCCGAATGTCCGCGGCAGGATCTGGCGCTGATCGAAAGCCGTGCGCTCGGCACCGGCGCGGTCATCCTGCGCTACGCGCGCGTCCGCAAGGAGATCGCCGCGTGA
- a CDS encoding glutathione S-transferase family protein, which produces MTALTLYYHPLSSYCWKALVALNEHGIDYALRQIDAADAAAGAELTALWPMQRFPVLVDGANDVVLPETSIIIEYVTTRHPGAFAAIPADPDAAIETRLLDRLFDNDVMTPVQKVVFEHLRPEAERDAADIGRARAALRKAYDMLEARLAGRTWAAGDAFTLADCAAMPSLHYADKVEPFRATHPWLGDYLGRLEARASVVPVLEAAAPYAHFFPVK; this is translated from the coding sequence GTGACCGCGCTGACGCTCTACTATCACCCGCTTTCCTCCTATTGCTGGAAGGCGCTGGTCGCGCTCAACGAGCATGGCATCGATTATGCGCTGCGCCAGATCGACGCCGCCGATGCCGCGGCGGGGGCGGAACTGACGGCGCTCTGGCCGATGCAGCGCTTCCCGGTGCTGGTGGACGGGGCGAACGACGTTGTGCTGCCCGAGACCAGCATCATCATCGAATATGTCACGACACGCCATCCCGGCGCCTTCGCCGCGATCCCCGCCGATCCGGATGCGGCGATCGAGACGCGGCTGCTCGACCGATTGTTCGACAATGATGTGATGACGCCGGTGCAGAAGGTGGTGTTCGAACATCTCCGCCCCGAGGCCGAACGCGACGCCGCCGACATCGGGCGTGCCCGCGCCGCGCTGCGCAAGGCCTATGACATGCTGGAAGCGCGGCTGGCCGGACGGACCTGGGCCGCGGGCGATGCCTTCACATTGGCGGACTGCGCGGCGATGCCGTCGCTGCACTATGCCGACAAGGTCGAGCCGTTCCGCGCGACGCATCCGTGGCTGGGGGATTATCTCGGCCGGCTGGAGGCGCGCGCGTCGGTGGTGCCGGTGCTCGAGGCGGCGGCACCCTATGCGCATTTCTTTCCGGTGAAGTGA
- a CDS encoding calcium-binding protein, producing MVDYVGGAGNDVFTGGVRADTAQGLDGDDRLDGAGGADALSGGRGDDLLIGGAGDDRLDGGAGIDTASYQTAASAVRINLAISGTNVSGGAGRDRLTAIENLIGSRFADTLTGDAGRNELAGGDGDDVLNGGGGNDLLNGGAGIDTASFAGAGAGVFANVATGSTGGAGNDQFVSIENLIGSSFADTLIGDAGANSLTGSVGNDVLIGGLGDDVLDGGVGIDTASYADAGSAVAVNLLVSFQQTGGAGRDRLIGIENVTGSAHDDMLTGNALSNTLVGGLGDDTLNGGLGNDVLDGGAGIDTASYADAALGVKVSLLIAGAQTTGVGADRLIGIENLTGSAFDDALVGDNRANTLTGNAGNDLLNGGLGNDILNGGAGSDTASYDGARDRVIVDLLKTGPQSTASSGSDTLISIENVIGTAFDDVITGNSQANHLSGGLGNDLLDGGSAADTLDGGNGNDTLIGGGGTDVLGGGAGQDRLSGGLGADRLTGGTGFDRFVYTSTAESTADAADRITDFAKGDVLDLSAVDADSVAHGNQAFSIVSAFTRTAGELFLQYNPNSDTTLLRGDTNGDGVADMLILFTGDVRTLTTDWVL from the coding sequence TTGGTCGATTATGTTGGCGGTGCCGGGAACGACGTGTTCACCGGCGGGGTTCGCGCAGACACGGCACAGGGGCTGGATGGCGACGACCGGCTGGACGGTGCCGGCGGCGCGGACGCGCTTTCCGGCGGGCGGGGTGACGACCTGCTGATCGGCGGGGCGGGAGACGACCGGCTCGACGGTGGCGCCGGCATCGACACGGCCTCCTACCAGACGGCCGCGTCGGCCGTTCGCATCAACCTCGCGATATCCGGCACCAATGTTTCGGGCGGCGCCGGCCGCGACCGGCTGACGGCGATCGAGAATCTGATCGGCTCGCGCTTCGCGGACACGCTGACCGGTGACGCCGGCCGCAACGAACTCGCCGGCGGCGATGGCGACGACGTCCTCAACGGGGGCGGCGGCAACGACCTGCTGAATGGCGGCGCGGGCATCGACACCGCGTCGTTCGCCGGCGCCGGCGCCGGGGTGTTCGCCAACGTCGCGACGGGGAGCACCGGCGGTGCAGGCAACGACCAGTTCGTCTCGATCGAGAATCTGATCGGATCGAGCTTTGCCGATACGCTGATCGGAGACGCCGGCGCGAACAGCCTCACGGGCTCGGTGGGCAACGACGTGCTCATCGGCGGGCTGGGCGACGATGTGCTCGATGGCGGCGTCGGCATCGACACCGCGAGCTATGCCGATGCCGGCAGTGCCGTTGCGGTCAACCTTCTCGTGAGCTTCCAGCAAACCGGCGGCGCGGGCCGCGACCGGCTGATCGGCATCGAGAATGTGACCGGCTCGGCCCATGACGACATGCTCACCGGCAATGCGTTGTCCAACACGCTGGTCGGCGGGCTCGGCGACGACACGCTCAACGGCGGTCTGGGCAACGACGTGCTCGACGGCGGCGCAGGGATCGACACCGCGTCCTACGCCGATGCCGCGCTGGGCGTGAAGGTCAGCCTGCTCATCGCCGGCGCGCAGACCACCGGCGTCGGTGCCGACCGGCTGATCGGTATCGAGAACCTGACCGGTTCGGCGTTCGACGACGCCCTTGTCGGCGACAACCGCGCCAACACGCTGACGGGCAACGCCGGCAACGACCTGCTCAACGGCGGGCTGGGCAACGACATTCTCAACGGCGGCGCCGGATCCGATACCGCCAGCTATGACGGTGCGCGTGACCGGGTGATCGTCGACCTGCTCAAGACGGGGCCGCAGAGCACCGCCAGTTCGGGCAGCGACACGCTGATTTCCATAGAGAATGTTATCGGCACCGCCTTCGACGACGTGATCACCGGCAATTCGCAGGCCAACCATCTGTCGGGCGGACTGGGCAACGACCTGCTCGACGGCGGATCCGCAGCCGACACGCTCGATGGCGGCAATGGCAACGATACGCTGATCGGCGGCGGCGGCACCGATGTGCTCGGCGGCGGCGCCGGGCAGGACCGGCTGAGCGGCGGGCTGGGTGCCGATCGGCTGACCGGCGGCACCGGCTTCGACCGCTTCGTCTATACGAGCACCGCGGAAAGCACCGCCGACGCGGCGGACCGGATCACCGATTTCGCGAAGGGCGACGTGCTCGACCTTTCGGCTGTCGATGCCGACAGCGTGGCGCACGGCAACCAGGCGTTCAGCATCGTTTCCGCCTTCACGCGGACCGCGGGCGAGCTGTTCCTGCAATACAATCCCAACAGCGACACGACGCTGCTGCGCGGCGACACCAACGGCGATGGCGTGGCCGACATGCTGATCCTCTTCACCGGCGATGTGCGGACGCTGACGACAGACTGGGTGCTCTGA